One Salvelinus alpinus chromosome 9, SLU_Salpinus.1, whole genome shotgun sequence genomic window, AAGCAGCGCCCTGGAGAGGTTGGCCGCACGGAGGACCTTTCCTCTCCACGCACGCACAGGCGTCTGCCGTAACCTTTTTGGACCGGTGGACCACGACGAACTGAACCGGGAGATGAAATCCAAGATGTGGGAGATTTCTGAGAGGGACCAGCGGAGATGGAACTTTAATTTCGACGCCGACGTGCCACTGTCTGGGGACTACGAGTGGGAGGAAACCCCGGTAGATACGATTCCAGTCTTCTACCAGGACTCTGTACAGGTCGGGAGGAACAGGATTGTAATACCAGTCAATCTGAAGCAATGCGTGGACTTTATCCCACTGGATGTATCGCCT contains:
- the cdkn1cb gene encoding cyclin-dependent kinase inhibitor 1B, translating into MSNVQLSSSALERLAARRTFPLHARTGVCRNLFGPVDHDELNREMKSKMWEISERDQRRWNFNFDADVPLSGDYEWEETPVDTIPVFYQDSVQVGRNRIVIPVNLKQCVDFIPLDVSPLCEDRLTNSESSTPCPTEVNQENWAMKQNSGKITRKPAPCVRSKRTATTDTTTTAHITDFYVKRKRTTTETKLSESTCQHPSSPIPVEQTPRKRIR